Genomic segment of Verrucomicrobiota bacterium:
ATGTCTATGAGAATCCGAATGCGGGCGGCCCTTCCGGACCCGATGTCACCGACGCCCGCTTCGTGAGCATTCGCATGCAGCACAGCCTCATCGAAATGCCGGAGAACGATTATCAACCGCGTTTCGACGATCCCCGCGTCGGCTACTTCGCCACCCAGGTCACGGATCTGACTTCCCCGTCCGCCACCCCCTATCGCGACGTGATCCATCGATGGCACCTGGTCAAGAAGGACAAGCAGGCCGCCCTTTCGGAACCTGTTGAGCCCATCGTCTGGTGGATCGAAAACACCACCCCGATGGAGCTTCGCGAAACCATCAAGCAAGCCACGCTGGAGTGGAACGAAGCCTTCGAGGCTGCCGGTTTCAAGAACGCAGTCGTAGTCAAAATTCAACCGGACGATGCCGACTGGGATGCCGGGGACATCCGTTACAATGTCCTCCGCTGGACCTCCTCTCCGGATCCGCCCTTCGGAGGTTACGGACCCAGCTTCGTCAATCCGCGCACCGGCCAGATTCTCGGCGCCGACATCATGCTCGAATACGTCTATCTCGCGAACCGCATCCGCATGGAGCGGCTGTTTTCGGAAGCCGGACTCGAACTCACTCCTGCGTTGTCAGGACAACAACTGCCCGGAGCTCATTTCTGCGCCCTGGGACATCATCTCCACCACAGTGCCTTGTTCGGCCAGAACGTGCTCAAGGCTTCCGGTGCCAGCGCCCAGGACATCGGGCAACTGCTGAAGGAGTCGATCTACTATCTTATCCTTCACGAAGTCGGGCACACGCTCGGGCTGAATCACAACATGCGGTCGAGCCAGATGCTGAGTCCGGCCCAGTTGCAAGACAAGGAACTCACCCGCCGCCAGGGATTGACCGGGTCCGTCATGGATTATCCCGCGGCCAATCTTGCTCCTCCGGGAGCCAAACAAGGCGAGTATTTCACCACCAAGGCCGGCCCTTATGACCGATGGGCCATTGAGTTTGGCTACGCTCCCTCGCTGTCCGATGCCGCCGCCGAGCAACAACGTATGCAGAAACTGCTTGCCCGCTCCACGGAACCCGCCCTGGCCTTTGGCAATGACGCCGATGACATGCGCGCGCCTGGCAAGGCCATCGACCCGCGGGTGATGATCAACGACCTTTCCTCGGACGCGATCGGCTACGCCCAAGACCGCATCCGGCTGGCCAAGGAAACCATGACCAAACTGAGGGCGAAGTTTTCGGACCCCGGCCAGTCCCACCACGCGCTCCGCACGGCGTATCTCTCGCTTACCACGGAAATCGCCAACGCGGCCGCCACGATTTCACGTTACATTGGCGGAGTCCAGGTGGACCGCGCCTACACCGGACAGCCCGGCGCGAGCCGTCCCTTCACCCCGGTCAGCGGGGAGGAGCAAAAGCGCGCCCTGAAGGTCCTGCGCGAACAATTGTTTGCGCCGTCCGCGTTCGACGCTCCCGAGGATCTGATCAACCACTTGCAAATGCAGCGTCGGGGCTTTGACTTCCGAAGTTCGGGAGAAGATCCGAAAATCCATGAACGCGCCCTCACCATCCAACGCGCGGTGCTGGACCACCTGCTCCATCCCGACGTGCTGGCCCGGTTGACCAACGCGCGACTCTATGGCAACCGGTACACCACCGTGGAATTTCTCGAGGATCTCACGCAGGCGATCTTTCAGGATGATTTGGACGGGGAAGTCCGGCCGTTCCGGCAAAACCTCCAAGTCGAATACACTTCGCGGATCGCTCGAGCCGTCGGCCGCGACGGTTTTTCCGGGTATGACTCTCCCGCTCGTTCCGCCTCACTGGCCCAATTGCGACGCATCGAATCGCTGTTGAAGGGCAGAAACGCCGCGGGCGCGGAAACCAAAGCACACACCGACCATGTGCTGCATCTCATTGAAAGGGCACTGAACCCGGATTAATTCGAACTCCTCTTTCGTGTGGGCCTTCGAGTCCAAACGTTTCGCTCGCCCCCTCCTCCGGAGGCTTTTCTGCCGGCGCTTGCCTGGGAGCCGGGAACGCTGCTCCTCCGCAGTCAGAGCTTTGAGACCCCGCACGCCCGTTACTCGATCCTCGCCACCGATCCCTTCCTGGTGTTTCGCAACCGGGGTTCGGAATGCCGCCTTCGCACCTCGGACAGGGCCGAGGTGCTCTACGGGAACCCCTGGTCCATTCTCGACACACTGCTCGCGAGATACGAGTTGCTCGACGAATGGGACCAGCCATTTCCCATTGGCGCGGCGGCGGGATTCTGGGGCTACGATCTCCGATGTTTTGTCGAACCACGTCTGCGCACCCCGCCTCATGCGGACGACGAGGTTTCCGATTCGTATGTCGGCTTTTACGATTCACTCGTCGTCTTCGATCATCGGGCCGACGAGGCTCACGTGGTCTCCACGGGCATGTTGCCGGACGGTTCGCGGAGCGATACGCGAGCGGAAAACCGGTTGAAGTCATGGGACGCTCGCTTCACGAGGTCCACGGCCCAGGCCTTTTCCCAAACGACAACCCAACACCCGACGGTCCCCGGTGAAATCAGCTCAAGCCTGACCCGCGCGGAGTTCATCGCACGGGTGCTGCGCATCAAGGACTACATCCGCCAGGGCGATGTGTACCAAGTCAACCTCGCTCAGCGTTTGACGGCCGACGTTCCCATGGCTGGACCCTGGCTCTTCGACCGGCTCAGCCAGGTTTCCCCTGCCCCTTTCGCCGCCTTCCTCCAAACGGGAGACTTCGAAATCGTTTCCTCGTCTCCGGAGCTTTTCCTGCGACTCCATGATCGCGAAGTCCAAACCCGGCCGATCAAAGGCACTCGCCCCCGATCGCCAGATCCCACGCGCGATGCTCAGTGGACTTACGAACTCCAGACCAGCCCGAAGGAAATGTCCGAACTCGTCATGATCACGGACTTGCTTCGAAATGATTTGGGACGCATCTGCGAGTACGGCAGCGTGCAGGTTCCGGAGCTCGTTCGGCTGGAACGGTACCCCCAAGTCCAACATCTCGTTTCCACCGTCCAAGGCACGCTGCGGGAAGGCGTGTCGCACTTCGAAGCCCTGGCGTCCTGTTTTCCCGGCGGCAGCATTACCGGAGCTCCCAAGATTCGCGCCATGGAAATCATCGACGAGCTCGAGCCGGTGCCTCGCGGCCCTTATACCGGCTCCGTGGGCTACGTCGGTTTCAATCGCGTAAGCCAGCTCAACATCGCCATCCGCACCGCTCTTTGCACTCCCCGGCGTGTGCATTTCCACGTCGGAGCCGGCATCGTGGCCGATTCCGACCCCGCCGCCGAATACGATGAAACACTGGCCAAAGCCTCGGGGTTCATGGCCGCGCTCGGCCGAACCCACCCCCGCGCCGCCAAGTCCGGCACCACCGTGACCCCGCAGCCCCGGCCCTTCCATCCCCCCCCATGAGGGTCTGGCTCAACGGACGATTCCTCGACGAGTCCGACGCTCTGGTTCCCGTCACCGATCGTGGGTTCCAGTACGGGGACGGATGCTTTGAAACCGTCGAGTTGAGGTCGGGAGTTCCGTTTCTTTGGCCGGAACACTGGCGTCGCTTCCAGCAAGCGCTTCACGAGCTTGGCCTCGCCTGGGAATTTCCTGAAGCGGTCATACTGCAAATCATGACCGAACTGGTGACCCAAAACCGGCTCCCGTCTGCCCTGGTGCGAATGACCTGCACGCGGGGCCCCGGGCCTCG
This window contains:
- the pabB gene encoding aminodeoxychorismate synthase component I: MGLRVQTFRSPPPPEAFLPALAWEPGTLLLRSQSFETPHARYSILATDPFLVFRNRGSECRLRTSDRAEVLYGNPWSILDTLLARYELLDEWDQPFPIGAAAGFWGYDLRCFVEPRLRTPPHADDEVSDSYVGFYDSLVVFDHRADEAHVVSTGMLPDGSRSDTRAENRLKSWDARFTRSTAQAFSQTTTQHPTVPGEISSSLTRAEFIARVLRIKDYIRQGDVYQVNLAQRLTADVPMAGPWLFDRLSQVSPAPFAAFLQTGDFEIVSSSPELFLRLHDREVQTRPIKGTRPRSPDPTRDAQWTYELQTSPKEMSELVMITDLLRNDLGRICEYGSVQVPELVRLERYPQVQHLVSTVQGTLREGVSHFEALASCFPGGSITGAPKIRAMEIIDELEPVPRGPYTGSVGYVGFNRVSQLNIAIRTALCTPRRVHFHVGAGIVADSDPAAEYDETLAKASGFMAALGRTHPRAAKSGTTVTPQPRPFHPPP
- a CDS encoding DUF5117 domain-containing protein produces the protein MMQVGRVRPGAPPEHDVLHPVGGGLGQARPTNNIGIHGPLLAESNSGCSTRSFGICIPSRMRSHLSSLVFLVVFGLASGCSIEFSAQFGAPTRPVGTSKSTSPPSAAPDKPAPAAGKGAEDKAKKGKAIADVVGKDKKFEGLFTLYQNTTNGSTHLVVKKSQLDKEFIYFTHTVDGVPSAGHFRGAFRDNRVFSFRKQFNRIEIISENTAFYFSPTNALKRAASANISPAILASQEILAEDEEKGEMLLKADGLFLSEVFHPVKSLGRGSALGSLSREKTKYLRLRSYPKNTDVVVEYVYENPNAGGPSGPDVTDARFVSIRMQHSLIEMPENDYQPRFDDPRVGYFATQVTDLTSPSATPYRDVIHRWHLVKKDKQAALSEPVEPIVWWIENTTPMELRETIKQATLEWNEAFEAAGFKNAVVVKIQPDDADWDAGDIRYNVLRWTSSPDPPFGGYGPSFVNPRTGQILGADIMLEYVYLANRIRMERLFSEAGLELTPALSGQQLPGAHFCALGHHLHHSALFGQNVLKASGASAQDIGQLLKESIYYLILHEVGHTLGLNHNMRSSQMLSPAQLQDKELTRRQGLTGSVMDYPAANLAPPGAKQGEYFTTKAGPYDRWAIEFGYAPSLSDAAAEQQRMQKLLARSTEPALAFGNDADDMRAPGKAIDPRVMINDLSSDAIGYAQDRIRLAKETMTKLRAKFSDPGQSHHALRTAYLSLTTEIANAAATISRYIGGVQVDRAYTGQPGASRPFTPVSGEEQKRALKVLREQLFAPSAFDAPEDLINHLQMQRRGFDFRSSGEDPKIHERALTIQRAVLDHLLHPDVLARLTNARLYGNRYTTVEFLEDLTQAIFQDDLDGEVRPFRQNLQVEYTSRIARAVGRDGFSGYDSPARSASLAQLRRIESLLKGRNAAGAETKAHTDHVLHLIERALNPD